One genomic region from Kamptonema formosum PCC 6407 encodes:
- a CDS encoding type IV pilus twitching motility protein PilT: MNQLNNATPVRAEAHGRRAHLPPPPPPPMPSGVQAARHHEDVPDTSIEQMVKAAHGSKASDIHIRVGQVPRFRIRGEMVVPGNQVMTTPEIFEHYLAEILTPSQRRQFAETKELDTAIFYPGLVRCRVNCFDSLSGGAIVLRLINLNIPSIDELGLPPVLKNIICRKQGLILITGPTGSGKSTTLAAMIDHLNATESKHVVTIEDPIEYIHPSKKCLVSQREVGLHTHEFEQALRAVLREDPDVILIGEMRDRVTINTALQAAQTGHLVLGTLHTRSAINSVNRLLNLYPPDEQEAMRIQVCDSLVAVVAQLLLPTVDNRRVAVHDILVNTPAMHDYLMKGDDENAFRLMETDTYEGMQIINQVLYALVLEGRITIEEAEKASPEASDLDRRLRTGGYDANSAREFKGRDKAPSYR; this comes from the coding sequence ATGAACCAATTAAATAATGCTACGCCCGTTCGAGCTGAAGCTCATGGCCGCAGGGCACACCTGCCCCCACCCCCACCACCCCCGATGCCATCGGGGGTACAAGCTGCTCGTCACCATGAAGATGTACCCGATACTTCTATTGAGCAAATGGTGAAAGCTGCTCATGGTAGCAAAGCTTCTGACATTCACATTCGAGTTGGCCAAGTTCCCCGATTTCGGATTCGCGGTGAGATGGTAGTACCTGGAAATCAGGTGATGACTACACCAGAAATTTTTGAACATTATTTGGCAGAAATTCTTACACCCTCCCAACGCAGGCAATTTGCAGAAACGAAAGAGTTAGATACGGCGATTTTTTACCCCGGTTTGGTGAGGTGTCGGGTAAATTGTTTTGATTCTTTAAGTGGTGGTGCTATAGTATTGCGTCTGATCAATTTGAATATTCCTTCAATTGATGAGTTGGGGTTGCCGCCAGTTCTGAAAAATATTATCTGTCGCAAGCAAGGATTAATCTTGATTACAGGGCCGACGGGTTCGGGTAAATCTACGACCTTGGCGGCGATGATCGACCACCTGAATGCAACAGAATCGAAGCACGTAGTTACAATTGAAGACCCGATTGAATACATTCACCCTTCTAAAAAGTGTTTAGTTAGTCAGCGGGAAGTTGGTTTACATACTCATGAGTTTGAACAGGCTTTGCGGGCAGTTTTGCGCGAAGATCCAGATGTAATCTTGATCGGGGAAATGCGCGATCGCGTTACTATTAATACAGCTTTGCAGGCAGCTCAAACTGGACACTTAGTGTTAGGTACTCTCCACACTCGCAGCGCTATCAATTCTGTGAATCGGTTGTTAAACCTTTACCCACCTGATGAACAGGAGGCGATGCGAATTCAGGTTTGTGACTCGTTAGTGGCGGTAGTTGCTCAACTATTACTTCCGACTGTGGATAATCGCCGGGTGGCAGTTCACGACATTTTGGTGAATACGCCTGCTATGCACGATTATCTGATGAAAGGTGACGATGAAAACGCATTTAGATTGATGGAAACTGACACTTACGAAGGGATGCAAATTATCAATCAGGTGCTCTATGCGTTGGTGCTGGAAGGGAGAATTACAATTGAGGAAGCAGAAAAAGCTTCGCCGGAAGCAAGCGATTTAGATCGGCGCTTGCGGACGGGAGGTTATGATGCAAATTCTGCTCGCGAGTTTAAAGGTAGAGACAAGGCTCCGTCTTACAGGTAA
- a CDS encoding DUF58 domain-containing protein — protein MNTPVIRTGHQITYWLETHWVAPAYAGWLLGSLALFFFGAASNTMAGWLYVISGVILAMLGMAAVLPARSLQPLQVRRRPIQPVSVGDQLTIELEIENPADQPKTLLQVLDILPFVLGQPTPHAIEVIPSQGIYLDTYYHPTQQRGVYRWNEVELRTAAPLGLFWCRRSRSAKAVAIVYPTVLPLTTCPLVDRMGQQESPQFYESKRSQMATEGITRTLRPYRHGDPTRLIHWRTSARYGEFRVRELEISTGSQEITITLDSAATWQHSDFEQAVIAAASLYFYASKRQLNVKLWTAGTGEVSSSRGVLEALAAVNAGEDVAFDLPRVPLIWLSQNPGSLSSLPPGSRWLLWSPEEVLKGEKILGKYDFPGLEIRRDEPLELQLQRVLSRV, from the coding sequence ATGAATACTCCTGTTATCAGAACCGGTCATCAAATCACCTACTGGCTAGAAACTCACTGGGTTGCCCCTGCCTACGCGGGTTGGCTGCTAGGCTCGCTAGCCTTATTCTTTTTTGGAGCTGCATCGAATACGATGGCAGGATGGTTATATGTCATCAGCGGCGTGATTTTGGCAATGCTAGGGATGGCTGCTGTATTGCCTGCGCGATCGCTTCAACCCCTGCAAGTCCGCCGCCGACCAATTCAGCCAGTCAGCGTTGGCGACCAACTAACGATCGAATTAGAAATCGAAAACCCCGCCGACCAACCCAAAACCCTGTTGCAAGTCCTAGATATTCTACCCTTTGTACTCGGACAACCCACACCCCATGCCATTGAAGTCATACCTTCTCAGGGTATTTACTTAGACACATACTATCATCCTACACAGCAACGGGGAGTCTATCGGTGGAATGAAGTAGAACTGAGAACAGCAGCGCCTTTGGGGTTATTTTGGTGTCGCCGCAGCCGGAGTGCTAAGGCTGTGGCAATTGTATATCCTACAGTTTTGCCCTTGACCACCTGTCCTCTGGTGGATCGCATGGGTCAACAAGAAAGTCCGCAATTTTACGAGAGTAAGCGATCGCAAATGGCTACAGAGGGTATTACCCGCACACTGAGACCCTACCGACATGGAGACCCGACCCGTTTGATTCACTGGCGAACCAGCGCGCGTTACGGAGAGTTCAGAGTGCGGGAGTTAGAAATCTCTACAGGTAGCCAGGAAATTACTATCACCTTAGACAGCGCTGCTACTTGGCAACATTCAGATTTTGAACAAGCAGTCATTGCGGCTGCATCCCTGTATTTCTATGCTAGCAAGCGCCAGCTTAACGTCAAGCTCTGGACGGCGGGGACGGGGGAAGTTAGTAGCAGTAGAGGGGTGTTGGAAGCTTTGGCAGCAGTGAATGCGGGTGAAGATGTGGCTTTTGATTTGCCGAGGGTTCCTTTAATCTGGCTGAGTCAAAATCCAGGGAGTTTGAGCAGTCTTCCCCCTGGTAGCCGATGGCTGCTATGGTCGCCAGAAGAGGTGTTGAAAGGGGAAAAAATCCTCGGAAAGTACGATTTTCCAGGTTTGGAGATTCGCCGGGATGAGCCGTTGGAACTTCAACTCCAGAGGGTTCTAAGTCGCGTTTAG
- a CDS encoding cyclic nucleotide-binding domain-containing protein: MSKVLVILGELSDRDIDWMLANGTRKQIPAGTVLICEGKPIDALYIVLDGSLSVSVAALGNREIGKISSGEVLGEMSFVDGRLPSASVKAIGECLILSISRQKLTEKLEQDVLFSLRFYRAITKFLSTRLRGTVNRFSQDPDYLLFQDSSIEEPNQPALEDNKLAKSRYDWLMQRLSDT; this comes from the coding sequence ATGAGCAAAGTTTTAGTCATCTTAGGCGAATTAAGCGATCGCGACATAGATTGGATGCTCGCTAACGGCACGCGCAAGCAAATTCCAGCAGGCACAGTGCTGATCTGTGAAGGCAAACCCATAGATGCGCTCTATATCGTTCTCGACGGCAGCCTGAGTGTTTCAGTCGCAGCTTTAGGCAACAGAGAAATAGGCAAAATTAGCTCTGGAGAGGTTTTAGGTGAAATGTCTTTCGTAGATGGCCGCCTCCCTTCTGCCAGTGTTAAAGCTATTGGAGAATGCCTAATATTATCAATTTCTAGACAGAAATTAACCGAAAAACTAGAACAAGACGTACTTTTTTCTCTACGGTTCTATCGAGCGATCACAAAATTTCTTTCCACTAGACTGCGGGGCACAGTCAACCGTTTCAGTCAAGATCCCGACTACCTCCTGTTCCAGGATAGTTCAATAGAAGAACCAAATCAACCCGCCCTAGAAGACAACAAATTAGCTAAATCTAGATATGACTGGTTAATGCAACGCCTAAGCGATACTTAG
- a CDS encoding methyltransferase domain-containing protein: MLSNNDPNFWEQRYHEGTTPWDLGQTAPYFASLLNSPSAPQPGRTAVLGCGRGYDAVLFADRGFEVIGFDFAASAIVDATCLARERGSSAQFLQRDIFELAAEFPSSFDYIVEHTCFCAIPVEKRRFYVELVHSLLRPGGELIGLFFTHSRLGGPPFGVTPAEIREYFEGKFQILSLAPVTNSVPARQGEEHFARFRRL; this comes from the coding sequence ATGCTGTCTAATAACGATCCTAACTTCTGGGAACAGCGCTATCACGAAGGAACGACTCCTTGGGATTTGGGTCAAACTGCTCCCTATTTCGCTAGTTTGTTAAATTCTCCCTCAGCTCCACAACCAGGCCGCACGGCCGTTTTGGGCTGCGGTCGTGGTTACGATGCCGTGCTGTTTGCCGATCGCGGTTTTGAGGTTATTGGTTTTGATTTTGCTGCCTCTGCGATCGTAGATGCAACCTGTCTAGCTCGAGAAAGGGGTAGTAGTGCCCAATTTTTGCAGAGGGATATCTTTGAGTTGGCAGCGGAATTTCCCTCTAGTTTTGACTATATCGTGGAACACACCTGTTTTTGCGCTATTCCTGTTGAAAAACGCAGGTTTTACGTGGAATTAGTACATTCGCTTTTGCGTCCCGGTGGAGAACTAATTGGTCTATTTTTCACCCACTCCCGTCTCGGTGGCCCTCCCTTTGGAGTTACACCCGCCGAAATTCGTGAGTATTTTGAGGGGAAGTTTCAAATTCTTTCTCTGGCACCTGTAACTAATTCCGTACCAGCGCGTCAAGGAGAGGAACATTTCGCTCGTTTTCGCCGACTCTAA
- a CDS encoding response regulator, which translates to MKTVLIVEDNPINWRVFEKIITKRGAMLAKHTEDVEEVLHMASSGEADIILMDICLANSYYQGKPINGVEITRLLKANEQTAKLPVILVTALGESDREQLLAQSGADGFIAKPVVDYQNFVEQIKAKLPQE; encoded by the coding sequence ATGAAAACCGTTCTGATTGTGGAAGATAATCCGATTAATTGGCGAGTTTTTGAGAAGATTATAACGAAGCGGGGGGCAATGCTTGCCAAGCATACGGAAGATGTGGAAGAGGTTTTACACATGGCCTCTTCTGGAGAAGCTGATATTATTCTGATGGATATTTGTCTAGCCAACAGTTATTATCAAGGCAAGCCGATTAACGGTGTTGAGATCACTAGATTGCTGAAAGCAAACGAGCAAACAGCTAAGTTGCCTGTAATTTTGGTGACAGCTCTAGGTGAGAGCGATCGCGAGCAACTTCTGGCTCAGAGCGGTGCAGATGGCTTCATTGCCAAACCCGTAGTCGATTATCAAAATTTTGTGGAGCAGATCAAAGCCAAGTTACCCCAAGAATAA
- a CDS encoding CBS domain-containing protein, protein MQFHQPPLYSSALEQAIDRHPLIAAPETSLEEAIALIGQVQSKCSLPKVNSSSNITAIDETPLWQGVRARCVLVVKNASELAGATSSDSHQGSQLLGILTEGDIVRLIATGKINSRTGVPLHKIPIAEVMSPASITLTESADQDVFTALSLFRQHRIRYLPIVDSETRLVGVLTKEMIRQVLQPSNILKLRRVTELMTMPISAPQEASLLSIAQLMSDHQASCLVITQSKKLKMEKPKDNRTSICYYSFQKPRGIITEYDLVQAQFLELDFENLPASTVMRSSPSSLKPSDSLWVAHKEMQQQQAQRLVVCGSRGELLGLITQTSLLQVLDPTEMYRAVKQLQQSVYQLQAEKLELLQSRNAKLEEEVRERTAKLHSQLQRDRLLTKIALRIHQSLNLDEIINATVAEVRLVLQADRGTIIRLEPGDIGIVVAESVASNWPSMLGDLVPESIWKECNKAFEQEKYAISDIDKANLSPEQFARFRQAEIKALIVVPILQDGNLWGMMCVHQCAESRQWEPSEVDLLLQLATQVAIAIQQAQLYEQVQNLNTDLERQVQERTAELQQKVQELQQLNILKDDFLSTVSHELRTPLANMKMAIHMLKISPTPERRQIYLGILEAECTRETDLINALLDLQRLEAAAYPIALESVNLQTWLPAIIEPFRARAQNRQQILQVECDRKLPTITSNRASLARILAELLNNACKYTPNGGEVTLRVNCKRENGNETAKIGNKGREKHKNRTVETNSSPTPSSHSSIGSSQIYFTVGNQSEIPTEELPHIFEKFYRVPNADPWKQGGTGLGLALVQKLVEQLGGKIQVASGGGWTTFTVQLSDLQEG, encoded by the coding sequence ATGCAGTTTCACCAACCGCCCCTTTACTCATCGGCCCTTGAACAAGCGATTGACCGTCACCCCCTGATCGCGGCACCCGAAACTTCTTTGGAAGAAGCGATCGCCCTGATCGGTCAAGTACAAAGTAAGTGCAGCCTACCCAAAGTCAACTCCTCCTCAAACATCACGGCAATTGACGAAACTCCCCTTTGGCAAGGAGTGCGCGCTCGCTGCGTCCTAGTAGTGAAAAATGCCTCTGAGCTTGCGGGAGCAACATCCTCCGACAGCCATCAAGGTTCGCAGCTACTAGGTATATTAACCGAAGGCGATATTGTCCGATTGATTGCCACAGGCAAGATTAACAGCCGCACCGGAGTCCCTCTACACAAAATTCCCATTGCCGAAGTCATGTCGCCAGCTTCTATTACCCTCACCGAATCCGCTGACCAAGATGTGTTCACTGCCTTATCCTTATTTCGCCAGCACCGGATTCGCTACTTACCCATTGTAGATAGTGAGACTCGCTTAGTTGGCGTACTCACCAAGGAAATGATTCGTCAAGTGCTGCAACCCTCCAATATTCTGAAATTACGCCGGGTGACAGAATTGATGACTATGCCCATATCTGCACCCCAAGAAGCTTCACTGTTGAGTATAGCCCAACTAATGTCAGATCATCAGGCTAGTTGCCTGGTTATTACCCAAAGTAAAAAATTAAAAATGGAGAAGCCCAAGGATAATCGCACCTCCATTTGTTATTATTCCTTTCAAAAACCGCGCGGAATTATCACCGAATACGATCTCGTGCAGGCTCAGTTTTTAGAACTAGATTTTGAGAATTTACCAGCTTCTACGGTGATGAGAAGTTCCCCATCTAGTTTAAAACCTTCTGATTCCTTATGGGTGGCTCACAAAGAAATGCAGCAGCAACAAGCGCAGCGATTAGTTGTCTGCGGCAGCCGAGGAGAACTCTTGGGTTTGATCACCCAAACTAGCTTGCTACAAGTGCTCGATCCGACAGAAATGTATCGTGCTGTCAAGCAATTGCAGCAGTCAGTATATCAACTACAAGCTGAAAAACTAGAACTCCTACAAAGCCGTAACGCCAAACTAGAAGAAGAAGTGCGGGAACGGACAGCAAAACTGCACTCACAACTGCAACGCGATCGCCTTTTAACTAAGATTGCTCTGCGGATTCATCAATCTCTAAATCTCGACGAAATTATCAACGCCACCGTTGCAGAAGTTCGTCTAGTGCTGCAAGCCGATCGCGGGACGATCATCCGCTTAGAGCCTGGAGATATTGGCATTGTCGTAGCAGAATCAGTCGCCTCTAATTGGCCTTCTATGTTAGGAGATCTCGTTCCCGAAAGTATTTGGAAAGAATGCAATAAGGCATTTGAGCAAGAAAAATATGCGATTTCTGATATTGATAAAGCTAATCTGTCTCCAGAGCAATTTGCACGTTTTAGACAAGCGGAAATTAAAGCACTGATTGTTGTTCCCATATTGCAAGATGGTAATTTGTGGGGAATGATGTGCGTCCACCAGTGTGCAGAGTCACGTCAGTGGGAGCCTTCGGAAGTTGATTTACTCTTACAATTAGCGACTCAAGTAGCGATCGCAATTCAGCAAGCACAACTCTACGAACAAGTGCAAAATCTGAATACCGATCTCGAACGCCAAGTCCAAGAACGCACGGCAGAATTACAACAGAAAGTCCAAGAACTTCAGCAACTAAATATCCTTAAAGATGACTTTCTCAGTACAGTTTCCCACGAACTGCGAACGCCTTTAGCAAATATGAAAATGGCGATTCATATGTTAAAAATTTCTCCAACACCAGAGCGGCGACAAATTTATTTAGGGATTCTGGAAGCGGAATGTACTAGAGAAACAGATTTGATTAATGCTCTGTTGGATTTGCAACGTTTGGAAGCAGCAGCTTATCCTATTGCTTTGGAATCAGTTAATTTGCAAACTTGGCTGCCTGCTATAATTGAACCATTTAGAGCTAGAGCCCAAAATCGCCAGCAAATATTGCAAGTTGAATGCGATCGCAAGTTACCTACCATCACTTCAAACCGTGCTAGTCTGGCTCGGATTTTAGCAGAATTGCTCAATAATGCTTGCAAATATACGCCTAACGGTGGTGAAGTTACTCTGAGAGTTAATTGCAAACGAGAGAATGGAAATGAGACAGCAAAAATAGGGAATAAAGGAAGGGAAAAGCATAAAAATAGAACAGTCGAAACCAATTCTTCACCCACTCCTAGTTCTCATTCTTCAATTGGCAGTTCCCAAATTTATTTCACTGTTGGCAATCAATCAGAAATTCCTACGGAGGAGTTACCTCACATCTTTGAAAAGTTTTATCGGGTTCCCAATGCCGATCCTTGGAAGCAAGGGGGGACGGGTTTAGGTTTAGCTTTAGTGCAAAAACTTGTGGAACAATTAGGCGGAAAAATTCAGGTAGCTAGTGGCGGTGGTTGGACAACTTTTACTGTACAGTTATCTGATTTGCAGGAAGGGTAA
- a CDS encoding MFS transporter, whose amino-acid sequence MSNTHLPLRPISNLEPKKLSFATKLAYGAGDMGPAITANILVFFLLFFFTNVAGLPAGLASNILLIGKVWDAVNDPIVGVLSDRTNHPWGRRYPWMIFGAIPFGIFFFLQWIVPSTNHTVLFWYYVIIAILFNTAYTAVNLPYTALTPELTKDYNERTSLNSFRFAFSIGGSILSLILAQVIFAAVKNDPIKQYIILGAVCTVISVLPIFWCVLGTRNHVASQQESQEEADRSASLPLAEQLRIAFSNRPFLYVIGIYLCSWLAVQLTASILPYFVVNWMQMPDHVFTQAAIAVQGTALAMLFVWSEVSRRYGKKAVYFMGMSLWIIAQAGLFFLQPGQIWQMYVLAIMAGVGVSTAYLVPWSMIPDVIELDELQTGERREGVFYSFMVLLQKIGLALGLWLVGQSLQVAGFIATVPGQPAPVQPASALFAIRVSIGPLPTIALIGGLVLAYFYPITKEVHAEILLKLKERQAEHD is encoded by the coding sequence ATGAGCAATACCCACCTTCCTCTCCGTCCGATCAGCAATCTAGAACCGAAAAAACTCAGTTTTGCTACCAAATTAGCTTATGGTGCAGGCGACATGGGCCCCGCAATCACTGCAAATATCCTAGTATTTTTCCTGCTGTTTTTCTTCACAAATGTTGCTGGTTTGCCTGCGGGGTTGGCAAGCAACATTCTCCTAATTGGCAAGGTTTGGGATGCTGTGAATGACCCAATTGTAGGCGTATTAAGCGATCGCACAAATCACCCTTGGGGCCGTCGCTACCCTTGGATGATATTCGGTGCAATTCCCTTCGGTATCTTCTTCTTCTTACAGTGGATTGTTCCCAGTACAAATCATACAGTTCTGTTTTGGTACTATGTGATTATCGCCATCCTTTTTAACACCGCTTATACTGCCGTTAACCTCCCCTACACGGCCCTTACTCCAGAACTAACAAAAGACTACAACGAACGCACTAGCCTGAATAGTTTTCGATTTGCTTTCTCCATTGGGGGGAGCATTCTCTCATTAATCTTAGCACAAGTTATCTTTGCGGCAGTTAAAAACGATCCGATTAAACAATACATAATTTTGGGTGCAGTCTGTACAGTTATCTCAGTATTGCCAATATTCTGGTGTGTTTTAGGAACACGCAATCATGTTGCCTCTCAGCAGGAAAGCCAAGAAGAAGCAGATCGTTCGGCCTCATTGCCACTAGCAGAACAGTTGCGAATTGCATTTAGCAATCGACCGTTTTTGTATGTAATTGGGATTTATCTATGTTCCTGGTTAGCAGTGCAGTTGACCGCTTCTATTCTGCCTTACTTTGTGGTTAATTGGATGCAAATGCCAGACCACGTTTTTACCCAAGCTGCGATCGCAGTTCAAGGTACTGCTTTAGCCATGTTATTTGTCTGGAGTGAAGTCAGTCGGCGATATGGTAAAAAAGCCGTTTACTTTATGGGAATGAGTTTGTGGATTATCGCACAAGCTGGACTCTTTTTCTTGCAACCTGGACAAATTTGGCAAATGTATGTACTCGCAATTATGGCTGGCGTTGGAGTTTCTACTGCCTATTTAGTACCTTGGTCGATGATACCAGATGTGATTGAACTCGACGAACTGCAAACTGGGGAGCGACGAGAAGGTGTTTTTTATTCATTTATGGTGTTGTTGCAAAAAATCGGATTAGCGTTGGGTTTATGGTTAGTAGGACAATCTTTACAAGTAGCAGGATTTATAGCGACTGTTCCGGGACAACCAGCGCCAGTGCAACCTGCTTCTGCACTTTTTGCTATTCGCGTATCCATTGGCCCCTTGCCAACTATTGCCTTAATTGGTGGTTTAGTTCTAGCTTATTTCTATCCGATTACGAAAGAAGTTCATGCAGAAATATTATTGAAGCTTAAAGAGCGACAAGCTGAACATGATTAG